From Schizosaccharomyces pombe strain 972h- genome assembly, chromosome: II, the proteins below share one genomic window:
- the rhp1602 gene encoding DNA translocase Rhp16b — MEKASKNKESGVKKANNSFLQNFGVNTAGKENESTSLPRLPKSEDESIPKQSIKSKNKKKTQHFLSDAFESLKRQEIDTNEKEVIVSAPITSKPAQVFYSKKLERKDEGIRKWEKDPFAPISVKSGAWKKPYTKVPEVSINKATSKRTDLINDKPIVIPIPRASTSTLYFGKHNKPTSENRKGPIGIPTEEILTSQNTQAMLHKLFENNVLDNVKDDSMQRQSSFIPGMHIRLLDHQVQGLTWLKSRETVSKSSASGGILADDMGLGKTIQMIALILSHPLPKKKHSIKSTLVVAPLSLIKQWESEVQTKSKLTAIVYHGASRYKLLKVIHEYDVVITTYQILVSEWVSHNTTGTDGKSPTEAKSYEKKKPSLFAFYWWRIILDEAHTIKNKSSKSALACCALQGINRWCLTGTPLQNNVDELYSLVKFLHINPFNDQSVWKDQISLPLCQGEENLVFKRLRMLLSVIMLRRTKTLLEANAGKDGTGGALKLSKRLVYKVICKFEESERDFYSNLARNMERTMSNFVNSGKLGKNYTNILCLLLRLRQACNHPQSLNFQFEQDVDAFNALDGAANTNKLASDQDVDDLANLLETVEIGSRKKSFCTICMAELPPDFHEKKCKDCSRNFKELDKGIQDPNDKTLYKSSKIREILKILSLDEQEEDDTVRGLRKTIIFSQFTTFLDIIDLHLRKAGIGFVRYDGRMNNRAREKSLDLLRSDSGTQVLLCSLKCGALGLNLTCASRVILCDVWWNPAIEEQAIDRVHRIGQRRDVLVYKLVVENTIEEKIVELQNLKRDLAKQALGDGKKSVFTSKKLTLNDLLFLFNKRAAA; from the exons ATGGAAAAAGCGTCTAAAAATAAGGAAAGTGGGGTTAAAAAAGCGAATAACtcttttttacaaaatttcgGTGTAAATACAGCAgggaaagaaaatgaatctACTTCATTACCAAGGTTGCCCAAAAGCGAAGATGAATCCATCCCAAAACAATCTATAAAATCtaagaataaaaagaaaacccaacattttctttctgaTGCTTTTGAAAGCTTAAAGAGACAGGAGATAGATACAAACGAAAAGGAAGTAATCGTCTCCGCGCCTATAACTAGTAAACCAGCTCAGGTTTtttatagtaaaaaattggaacGTAAGGATGAGGGAATAAGGAAATGGGAGAAAGATCCATTTGCCCCTATCTCAGTAAAATCTGGTGCGTGGAAGAAACCATATACCAAGGTTCCTGAAGTctcaataaataaagcaaCTTCGAAAAGAACGGACTTGATAAATGATAAGCCTATTGTGATTCCAATTCCCAGAGCTTCTACTTCAACGCTATATTTTGGTAAGCACAATAAACCAACTTCtgaaaatagaaaaggCCCCATAGGTATACCCACTGAAGAAATCTTAACTTCCCAAAATACTCAAGCAATGCTACATAAACTGTTTGAGAATAATGTGCTGGACAATGTTAAGGACGATTCAATGCAGAGGCAGTCCTCGTTTATTCCTGGCATGCATATACGTCTACTAGATCATCAAGTCCAAGGACTTACTTGGCTCAAATCAAGAGAAACGGTGTCTAAATCTTCGGCTTCCGGCGGAATTCTAGCAGATGAT atgGGATTGGGAAAAACTATTCAAATGATCGCTTTAATTCTTTCGCATCCCTTACCAAAGAAGAAGCATTCAATCAAATCCACTTTGGTAGTAGCTCCACTCAGTTTAATTAAACAGTGGGAATCAGAAGTGCAGACGAAAAGCAAGTTGACAGCAATCGTTTATCATGGAGCATCCAGATATAAATTACTTAAAGTAATTCACGAATACGATGTAGTAATAACCACGTATCAAATACTAGTTTCGGAATGGGTGTCTCACAATACTACAGGTACAGACGGCAAATCGCCTACTGAAGCTAAAAGttatgaaaagaaaaagccaAGCTTGTTTGCCTTCTATTGGTGGAGGATAATACTGGATGAAGCACACactataaaaaataaatcttcTAAATCAGCTCTTGCCTGTTGCGCATTACAGGGCATCAATCGCTGGTGTCTCACTGGGACACCTTTACAAAACAATGTAGATGAACTTTACTCACTTGTGAAATTTCTTCATATTAATCCATTTAACGACCAATCTGTTTGGAAAGatcaaatttctttacctTTATGTCAAGGAGAGGAAAACttggtttttaaaagacTTCGAATGCTTCTGAGTGTAATCATGTTACGACGAACGAAGACTTTGTTAGAGGCAAACGCGGGCAAAGATGGTACAGGTGGTGCtttaaaactttcaaaGCGTTTGGTGTATAAGgttatttgtaaatttgaagaaagtgAACGTGACTTTTACAGTAACTTGGCACGAAACATGGAACGAACGATgtcaaattttgttaattcgGGGAAATTAGGCAAGAACTATACTAACATACTGTGTCTTCTCTTGCGTCTACGACAGGCTTGCAATCATCCTCagtctttaaattttcaatttgaaCAAGACGTTGATGCATTTAATGCGTTGGATGGGGCAGCAAACACGAACAAATTAGCTTCCGATCAAGATGTTGATGATTTGGCAAACCTATTAGAAACAGTTGAAATAGGAAGCCGTAAAAAGTCTTTTTGTACAATTTGTATGGCCGAGCTTCCTCCCGATtttcatgaaaaaaaatgcaaagaTTGTTCtcgaaattttaaagaattggaTAAAGGAATTCAAGACCCTAATGATAAGACGCTATACAAGTCATCCAAAATTAGGGAAATCctcaaaattttatctcTAGATGAACAAGAAGAGGATGATACAGTTCGGGGGTTAcgaaaaacaataattttttctcaatttacCACTTTTTTGGATATCATTGACTTACATTTGAGGAAAGCCGGTATAGGTTTTGTTCGGTATGACGGTCGCATGAACAATCGTGCTAGAGAAAAATCTTTGGACCTCCTTCGCTCTGATAGTGGAACTCAAGTACTATTATGCTCTTTAAAGTGCGGTGCTCTTGGTTTAAATTTAACATGTGCAAGTCGTGTAATACTTTGCGATGTTTGGTGGAACCCTGCAATTGAAGAACAAGCTATCGATAGAGTACATCGTATTGGACAAAGACGTGATGTACTTGTTTATAAGCTAGTGGTTGAAAATacaattgaagaaaaaattgtcGAACTTCAGAATCTTAAACGAGACCTTGCCAAGCAGGCTCTCGGAGATGGCAAAAAGTCGGTTTTTAcctccaaaaaattaacacTTAATGATCTTTTGTTTCTATTTAACAAGCGTGCCGCGGCTTAA
- the nup107 gene encoding nucleoporin Nup107 → MHQNALNNATLNVLGHKKNGSSSIQELIEMDEEEAEMNQNVVCIGPNETAVSVELGDEYEKFNIITSLKKDNLFSKDGLLYAYYELCQEKFEKCLKEDDEEWIELWDLESRTWDLIQRLYSFRLSEQQGHIQSHAFSSRAVLEEEYYSQNPEAFENNIVFNWARDNSSDPPSIEIRGNRWFYTREDIKMKNRGGSRFSSNISGTIVSNLDPDADIRDDKRLDERDDNFERQFFHTAFCLFRSGSFEELLELCRRTGNHWRSASLQGILEYRDNLIDDVLQSETSGNKRKELLRRSCLALTKNKRIDSYERALYGALCGDLNSVLDVCTTWEDAMWAYYNSMTQYNLDVYLSSKAPQTETQLPPVDSGLGLTPELIFNSLSNSSIASIQEEASHPLIKLQTHIICNKISEILSSAHIQLEAIRTGNAPESGDLVTPPLLRILTHIILFLKISGLAVDEYTSDSIIQAYIELLASAKKVNLVPLYIQYLSNQVQYEAYSRFLILVDEESARSEQLQLAKKYSLDINHAALLAVEYVYDEVVSVSPEEVHTVYLKSIEEPVEPSYKKLICTLEWLLITSQTDELLRFANLVYRFFLSIGELNSAYDLYTHIPSDALNTLSSSDGEPENDSKFRDAYELMNYRALCRALKFYQEWEELSKQEVFEDSAVTKASTSYKVWKKKLNFASRKCVKSFTDLLQANWLHPSTLELKPDDDPLLYKTLMTIRNLYVPELILGLHNVYFSLEDYDSCFALANEVASEDLKLYHCLIKSGRLVEYVSYLGKAGECSLSTPNGLFSL, encoded by the exons ATGCATCAGAATGCATTGAATAATGCTACTCTGAATGTCCTTGgacacaaaaaaaatgga AGTTCTAGTATTCAAGAACTAATTGAAATGGACGAAGAAGAGGCCGAG ATGAATCAAAATGTCGTTTGCATAGGCCCAAATG AAACCGCCGTAAGCGTTGAACTTGGAGACGAATACGAAAAGTTTAATATAATCACttctttaaagaaagaCAATTTATTCTCAAAGGATGGGCTGCTATATGCATACTATGAGTTGTGTCAGGAAAA atttgaaaaatgtttgaaagaagatgatgaagaatGGATAGAGTTATGGGATTTAGAATCTCGTACATGGGACCTAATACAACGTCTTTACTC GTTTCGATTATCTGAACAACAAGGGCATATTCAGTCGCATGCCTTTTCGTCTCGTGCCGTTTTAGAAGAGGAATATTACTCTCAAAATCCCGAGGCATTCGAGAATAAT ATCGTATTCAATTGGGCTCGTGATAATTCCTCCGATCCTCcttcaattgaaattcGAGGAAACCGATGGTTTTATACAAGAGAGgatataaaaatgaaaaaccGAGGTGGTTCTAGGTTTTCTTCCAACATCTCAGGTACGATTGTTTCCAATCTCGATCCTGATGCAGATATACGAGACGACAAACGTTTAGACGAACGAGATGATAACTTTGAACGCCAGTTTTTTCATACTGCATTCTGCTTATTTCGTTCGGGAAGCTTTGAAGAACTATTAGAGCTGTGTAGGAGAACTGGTAATCATTGGCGTTCTGCTTCACTTCAAGGAATTTTGGAGTATAGAGATAACCTCATCGACGATGTTTTGCAATCCGAGACTTCCGgtaataaaagaaaggaacTCTTGCGCAGATCATGTTTAGCacttacaaaaaataaacggATAGACTCTTATGAACGCGCTCTTTATGGCGCTTTATGTGGAGACTTGAACTCCGTCCTTGATGTGTGCACAACTTGGGAGGATGCGATGTGGGCTTATTATAATAGTATGACTCAGTACAATTTGGATGTTTATCTTTCTTCTAAGGCTCCTCAAACAGAAACACAATTGCCTCCAGTGGATAGTGGTTTAGGCTTAACTCCCgaattgatttttaattCGCTGAGTAACAGCTCTATTGCTTCAATCCAAGAAGAAGCATCACATCCCCTAATTAAACTTCAAACTCATATcatttgtaataaaatttcgGAAATTTTGAGCTCTGCTCACATACAGTTGGAAGCAATTCGGACTGGAAATGCCCCTGAGTCTGGGGATTTGGTTACACCTCCTCTTCTTCGAATACTGACACacataattttatttttgaagatttcAGGTCTTGCTGTGGATGAATATACTTCTGACTCTATTATCCAAGCGTATATTGAGTTATTGGCTAGTGCTAAAAAAGTTAACTTGGTTCCATTGTATATTCAGTACCTATCAAATCAAGTGCAGTACGAGGCTTATTCTCGATTCCTTATTCTTGTTGATGAAGAAAGTGCAAGATCAGAACAACTtcaattagcaaaaaaatattcattagATATTAATCATGCGGCGTTACTAGCTGTTGAATATGTGTATGATGAAGTTGTCTCTGTTTCTCCCGAAGAAGTTCACACAgtatatttaaaatctaTTGAGGAGCCAGTTGAACCATCTTATAAAAAGCTCATCTGCACCCTTGAATGGTTATTAATCACTTCACAGACAGATGAGCTGCTCCGATTTGCAAACCTTGTATATCGTTTCTTTTTAAGCATTGGCGAGCTAAATAGTGCATACGATCTTTATACACATATTCCCTCTGATGCTTTGAATACGCTAAGCTCTAGCGATGGTGAACCCGAAAACGATTCTAAGTTTAGAGATGCGTATGAACTGATGAACTATCGAGCTCTCTGCAGAGCActtaaattttatcaagAATGGGAAGAGCTTTCTAAACAAGAAGTATTTGAAGATTCTGCAGTTACGAAAGCTAGCACTTCTTATaaagtttggaaaaaaaaattgaattttgcCTCTCGTAAATGTGTAAAGTCCTTCACAGACTTACTTCAAGCTAACTGGCTTCACCCGTCTACATTGGAGCTGAAACCAGATGATGATCCTTTGCTTTATAAAACTCTTATGACTATTCGGAATTTGTATGTGCCTGAACTAATTCTCGGTTTGCataatgtttattttagcCTTGAGGACTATGATAGCTGTTTTGCTCTGGCTAACGAAGTTGCCAGTGAAGATTTAAAACTTTACCATTGTCTTATTAAAAGTGGCAGACTGGTTGAATATGTTTCTTATTTAGGAAAGGCCGGAGAATGTAGCCTTTCAACCCCTAATGggcttttttctttataa
- the eca39 gene encoding branched chain amino acid aminotransferase Eca39: protein MSLMFLRRAGNIKGRNIRFALQRGSVGYSQQSSEACKNFLNTTQLRTMVQTAALHGPKPMDSSHIKVTNVKELKPLPEWKSLKFGENFTDHMLIMKWNREKGWSTPEIVPFGKLCFHPASSVFHYGFECFEGMKAFRDEKGVPRLFRPIKNAERMLSTGTRISLPSFDPAELAEIIRKFVAHENRWVPDQRGYSLYIRPTFIGTDEALGVHHCDNAMLYVIASPVGPYYSSGFKAVKLCCSEESVRAWPGGTGHYKLGGNYAPSVLPQKEAAKKGYAQILWLYGDEDYITEVGTMNCFTVWINKNGEKEIITAPLDGMILPGVTRDSILEICRERLAPKGWKITEGKYSMKEVAQASKEGRLLEVFGAGTAALVSPVKAINYKGTEYEIPMPEGQEAGPITSEISKWILDIQYGKEPNNPWSVPALP from the coding sequence atgagtttaatgtttttgagGAGAGCGGGCAATATAAAAGGCAGAAATATTCGCTTTGCCCTTCAACGTGGCTCTGTAGGTTATTCTCAACAAAGCTCTGAGGCttgtaaaaatttcctCAACACTACACAACTTCGTACCATGGTTCAAACTGCTGCTCTCCATGGCCCAAAGCCCATGGATAGCTCCCATATAAAAGTTACTAATGTTAAGGAGCTTAAACCTTTGCCCGAATGGAAGAGTTTGAAGTTTGGTGAGAATTTTACTGATCATATGCTTATTATGAAATGGAACAGAGAAAAGGGTTGGAGTACTCCTGAGATCGTTCCATTTGGTAAACTTTGCTTTCACCCTGCTTCCTCCGTTTTCCATTATGGTTTTGAGTGCTTTGAAGGCATGAAAGCTTTCCGTGACGAAAAGGGTGTCCCACGTCTTTTCCGTCCCATCAAGAATGCTGAGCGTATGCTTTCAACTGGTACTCGTATATCTCTTCCTTCCTTCGACCCTGCTGAGCTTGCTGAAATTATCAGAAAGTTCGTCGCTCACGAAAACCGTTGGGTCCCTGATCAGCGTGGTTACTCTTTGTACATTCGTCCTACTTTCATTGGTACTGATGAAGCCTTAGGTGTCCACCATTGTGACAACGCTATGCTTTATGTTATTGCCTCTCCCGTTGGCCCCTACTACAGCTCTGGTTTCAAGGCCGTTAAGCTTTGTTGCTCCGAAGAATCCGTTCGTGCTTGGCCTGGCGGTACTGGTCACTACAAGCTTGGTGGTAACTATGCTCCTAGTGTTTTGCCTCAAAAAGAGGCTGCCAAGAAGGGGTATGCTCAGATTCTCTGGCTTTATGGAGACGAGGACTACATTACTGAGGTTGGTACTATGAACTGCTTTACTGTTTGGATTAACAAGAATGgcgaaaaagaaatcattaCTGCCCCTCTTGACGGTATGATCTTACCTGGTGTCACTCGTGATTctattttggaaatttgcCGTGAACGTCTCGCACCTAAAGGCTGGAAGATTACTGAGGGCAAGTATTCCATGAAAGAGGTTGCTCAAGCTTCTAAGGAAGGTCGCCTTTTGGAAGTCTTTGGAGCTGGTACTGCTGCCCTTGTTTCCCCCGTCAAGGCTATTAACTACAAGGGTACTGAGTATGAAATTCCCATGCCTGAGGGTCAGGAAGCTGGTCCCATCACTTCTGAAATCAGCAAATGGATTTTGGATATCCAATACGGCAAGGAACCTAACAACCCTTGGAGCGTTCCTGCTTTGCcttaa
- the pho4 gene encoding thiamine-repressible acid phosphatase Pho4, with protein sequence MKLSGISLWLLAASIVHAGKSQFEAFENEFYFKDHLGTISVYHEPYFNGPTTSFPESCAIKQVHLLQRHGSRNPTGDDTATDVSSAQYIDIFQNKLLNGSIPVNFSYPENPLYFVKHWTPVIKAENADQLSSSGRIELFDLGRQVFERYYELFDTDVYDINTAAQERVVDSAEWFSYGMFGDDMQNKTNFIVLPEDDSAGANSLAMYYSCPVYEDNNIDENTTEAAHTSWRNVFLKPIANRLNKYFDSGYNLTVSDVRSLYYICVYEIALRDNSDFCSLFTPSEFLNFEYDSDLDYAYWGGPASEWASTLGGAYVNNLANNLRKGVNNASDRKVFLAFTHDSQIIPVEAALGFFPDITPEHPLPTDKNIFTYSLKTSSFVPFAGNLITELFLCSDNKYYVRHLVNQQVYPLTDCGYGPSGASDGLCELSAYLNSSVRVNSTSNGIANFNSQCQAHSTNVTVYY encoded by the coding sequence ATGAAGTTAAGTGGTATTTCTCTATGGCTTTTGGCCGCATCCATCGTTCATGCTGGTAAATCTCAATTTGAGgcatttgaaaatgagttTTATTTCAAGGACCATCTTGGAACGATTAGTGTATATCATGAACCCTACTTTAATGGGCCCACTACCTCCTTCCCCGAATCTTGTGCAATTAAACAGGTTCATTTGCTTCAGCGTCATGGATCTCGAAACCCGACTGGGGATGACACTGCCACTGATGTCTCTAGTGCGCAATATATagatatttttcaaaacaagcTTCTAAATGGCTCAATTCCGGTAAATTTTAGCTATCCTGAAAATCCTCTTTACTTCGTTAAACATTGGACTCCTGTGATAAAGGCTGAAAATGCCGACCAGTTGTCCAGCAGCGGTCGAATTGAACTTTTTGACTTGGGCCGTCAAGTTTTTGAGCGCTACTATGAGCTTTTCGACACTGATGTCTACGATATCAATACTGCTGCTCAAGAACGTGTTGTCGACTCTGCAGAATGGTTTAGTTATGGAATGTTTGGCGATGATATGCAGAACAAAACCAACTTCATCGTTCTTCCGGAAGACGATTCTGCGGGTGCAAACTCCTTAGCTATGTATTACTCTTGTCCCGTTTATGAAGACAACaatattgatgaaaacaCTACTGAAGCCGCCCATACTAGTTGGCGTAATGTTTTTCTCAAGCCTATCGCCAATCGCTTAAACAAATACTTTGATAGCGGTTATAATCTTACGGTTTCGGATGTTCGCAGTCTTTACTATATTTGTGTATACGAGATCGCTCTCAGAGATAACAGCGATTTCTGTTCACTCTTTACTCCCtctgaatttttgaattttgaatatgACAGTGACCTTGACTACGCATATTGGGGTGGTCCCGCTTCAGAATGGGCTTCCACATTAGGTGGGGCTTATGTTAATAACCTTGCAAATAATCTTCGTAAGGGTGTGAATAATGCTTCCGATCGTAAGGTATTCTTAGCGTTTACCCACGACTCTCAAATTATTCCAGTCGAGGCTGCTCTTGGGTTTTTCCCCGACATTACTCCTGAGCACCCTCTACCGACTgacaaaaacatttttacaTACTCATTAAAAACCTCTTCGTTCGTTCCCTTCGCAGGAAACTTAATTACTGAACTTTTCTTATGTTCTGATAATAAATACTATGTACGCCATCTCGTCAACCAGCAAGTATACCCCCTTACTGATTGCGGTTATGGTCCTAGTGGTGCTTCAGATGGGTTATGCGAGTTGAGCGCTTACTTGAATTCTTCGGTTCGTGTTAATTCTACCTCTAATGGTATTGCTAATTTTAACTCGCAATGTCAGGCGCATTCCACCAACGTTACCGTCTACTACTAG
- the apq12 gene encoding nuclear membrane organization protein Apq12, with protein MSLTSVLWNFVAKLAVDHGLNTNPDQVFQTVENVGKSFEKYETSFLKSLFNGNLGLSLPSAINILTLIIVLYFSLVIVNKTTSIALALFKTLAVISFFLLIGCLFAYWFINNGSF; from the coding sequence atgtcTTTGACATCCGTTTTATGGAATTTCGTCGCCAAACTTGCTGTGGACCATGGATTAAATACCAATCCTGATCAAGTCTTTCAAACCGTTGAAAATGTAGGCAAAAGTTTCGAAAAATATGAAACGTCTTTCCTAAAATCATTGTTCAATGGAAATCTAGGATTGAGCTTGCCCTCAGCTATTAATATCTTGACTTTGATTATAGTGTTATACTTCTCTTTGGTCATTGTAAATAAGACTACCAGTATTGCCCTTGCCCTCTTCAAAACACTTGCtgtaatttcttttttcttactaATCGGTTGTCTCTTTGCTTACTGGTTTATCAATAACGGATCTTTTTGA
- the arg12 gene encoding argininosuccinate synthase, whose protein sequence is MPQEVKRCVLAYSGGLDTSCILAWLIEEGWEVICYMANVGQEEDWDAAREKALKVGAKKVYVEDLREEFINDTVIPAAQANAIYENVYLLGTSLARPIIARRQIQIAEKENCIAVSHGCTGKGNDQVRFELAYYALKPDVQVIAPWRLPVFFERFAGRKDLLEYAAAKGIPVTQTTKKPWSMDENIVHCSYEAGILEDPSMTPPKDMWKLTVDPKDAPDEVEELSIHFEKGAPTKLECKDGTFSGVVSIFYQLNAIARRNGVGRIDIVENRFSGLKSRGCYETPGLTILRTAHMDLEGLTMEREVRALRDQFVTFNLAKILYNGQFFSPCTRMLLAANNVSQEVVNGVVKLSVYKGNVTVLGRKSDTAHLYDEKLSSMDELGGFDPTWTSGFIQIESMRLRNSDEGKHWM, encoded by the coding sequence atgcCCCAAGAAGTAAAACGTTGCGTTCTCGCCTATTCAGGTGGTCTTGACACCTCCTGTATCCTCGCCTGGCTTATTGAAGAAGGTTGGGAGGTCATCTGCTATATGGCTAATGTTGGTCAAGAGGAAGATTGGGATGCAGCCCGTGAAAAGGCCTTGAAGGTGGGTGCTAAGAAGGTTTACGTTGAGGACTTGCGTGAAGAGTTCATCAATGACACCGTCATTCCTGCTGCTCAAGCTAACGCCATTTACGAAAATGTTTATCTCTTGGGCACTTCTCTTGCTCGTCCTATCATTGCTCGCCGTCAGATCCAAATCGCCGAGAAGGAAAACTGTATCGCTGTCTCTCACGGTTGCACTGGTAAGGGCAACGATCAAGTTCGTTTCGAATTGGCATATTACGCTTTGAAGCCAGACGTTCAAGTCATTGCTCCTTGGCGTTTGCCTGTATTTTTCGAGCGCTTCGCCGGTCGTAAGGATTTGCTCGAATATGCTGCTGCTAAGGGCATTCCCGTTACTCAAACCACCAAAAAGCCTTGGTCTATGGATGAAAACATTGTACATTGCTCGTATGAAGCTGGAATCCTCGAGGATCCCAGTATGACTCCTCCCAAGGACATGTGGAAGCTCACCGTTGATCCCAAAGACGCTCCTGATGAGGTTGAAGAGCTCAGCATTCACTTTGAAAAGGGTGCTCCCACCAAATTAGAGTGCAAGGATGGTACCTTTAGCGGAGTCGTTTCCATCTTCTACCAATTGAACGCTATCGCTCGTCGTAACGGTGTTGGTCGTATCGATATTGTTGAAAACCGTTTCTCTGGTTTGAAGAGTCGTGGTTGTTACGAAACTCCTGGCTTAACCATTTTGCGTACTGCTCATATGGACTTGGAAGGTTTAACAATGGAACGTGAAGTTCGTGCTCTCCGTGACCAATTCGTTACTTTCAATCTCGCTAAAATTTTGTACAATGGACAATTTTTCTCTCCCTGCACTCGTATGCTTTTAGCAGCTAACAACGTTTCTCAAGAGGTAGTAAACGGTGTAGTTAAACTTTCTGTCTACAAGGGCAATGTCACTGTCCTCGGTCGTAAATCTGATACTGCTCATCTTTATGACGAGAAATTGTCATCTATGGATGAGCTTGGTGGATTTGACCCTACATGGACCTCTGGTTTCATCCAAATCGAGTCTATGCGTTTGCGTAACTCTGATGAAGGAAAACATTGGATGTAA
- the rxt2 gene encoding Clr6 and Rpd3L histone deacetylase complex subunit Rxt2: protein MKQFEEQIERFKQALFEDSDASDSDSSIGEALTNRGLKRKKGSKNVYYGCVGNSSGSSIDIDYYNIGNTKRGVVSHFRRRIDPEWLDHDNPYNDINIAEIMSPLTKPQDLLTHPAISSIFEQNYLSILASSALEIISAEHKYTAHLEQLMVALLGDDPSLPGPPHEVFGISPEQCRELTITVQEALEKSKEFIRCWTNVRMDLLRAIRFKNKVIAYCQGEDYNGNTQVLSKNESDGKPNS from the exons ATGAAGCAATTTGAAGAACAAATTGA AAGGTTTAAGCAGGCGTTATTTGAAGATTCTGATG CCTCGGATTCCGACTCTTCCATTGGAGAGGCACTTACAAATCGTggattaaaaagaaagaaaggatCGAAAAATGTATATTATGGTTGCGTCGGTAACTCTAGTGGCTCCTCTATAGACATTGAT TACTATAACATTGGTAATACTAAAAGAGGAGTTGTCTCTCATTTTCGAAGGAGAATAGATCCGGAATGGTTGGACCATGATAACCCATATAACGATATAAACATAGCTG AGATCATGTCACCGCTGACAAAACCACAAGACTTGCTCACACATCCTGCTATATCTTCCATATTtgaacaaaattatttatcaaTCCTTGCTTCTTCTGCTCTTGAAATTATATCTGCTGAACACAAATATACTGCTCATCTCGAACAATTGATGGTTGCACTTTTAGGTGATGACCCATCACTACCAGGACCACCTCATGAAGTGTTTGGGATTTCTCCTGAACAGTGTAGAGAATTGACGATCACAGTTCAAGAAGCTTTGGAAAAAAGCAAGGAGTTTATTAGATGCTGGACAAACGTTCGCATGGACCTTCTTCGGGCCATtcgttttaaaaacaaagtcATTGCTTACTGCCAAGGTGAAGACTATAATGGTAATACCCAAGTTTTGTCTAAAAATGAGAGTGATGGAAAACCAAATTcctaa